From the genome of Deltaproteobacteria bacterium:
AAGCCTTCTTCCCTCACGCGGCGTCGCTGCGTCAGGCTTTCGCCCATTGCGCAATATTCCTCACTGCTGCCTCCCGTAGGAGTCTGGCCCGTGTTCCAGTGCCAGTGTGGCTGATCGTCCTCTCAGACCAGCTACCCGTCTCGGCCTTGGTGAGCCGTTACCTCACCAACAAGCTGATGGGACGCGGGCTCGTCCCCGAGCGGTAGGTCCCGAAGGATCCCCACCTTTGACCGCAGAACATGAGTCCCGTGGTCTTATCCGGCATTAGCCCGCCTTTCGGCGGGTTATTCCGGTCTCGGGGGTGGATTACCCACGCGTTACTCACCCGTGCGCCGCTTTACTCTCCCGCCGAAGCGGGATTTCTCGCGCGACTTGCATGTGTTAGGCACGCCGCTAGCGTTCGCTCTGAGCCAGGATCAAACTCTCCAGTTAAATCAACTGAAAGGATTCGACTTGGGCTCGCTTGGCTTGCTATTTAGTTTTCAAAGAGCAGGTTTATCTATTTTAAAATTACCACATCGGGCCCAGGCTGTCAAGGAAAATCTTCACTCCCTCTCCAGTTCCCCCGCCCGACCCGCCCGACACGGCGGCTCGCCTTGACGAAAGCGCCGACCCCGCCCCTGGGCGACTCGCCCTCGCGAGGCGCTCTCGTCAAGTGAGCAATTGATTATGCTCCATCTCGCGCTTCATGTCAAGAAGTTTTTTCGCCGCGATCAAGAAACTGGCCGCAGCGGCCGGCGCCGCCGCTCAGACGGCGAAGCGGAAATGAATAATGTCGCCGTCGCGCACCCGGTAGTCCTTGCCCTCCAGCCTCACAAGCCCCCGTTCGCGGCACGCCGCCTCGCCCCCGCAGGCCACGAAGTCGTCGCAGGATATGACCTCGGCCCGGATGAAGCCGCGCTCAAAGTCGCTGTGGATGACCCCGCCCGCCCTGGGAGCCGTGGCCCCGTCCACGACGGTCCAGGCCCTGACCTCCTTGGGGCCCGCCGTGAAGAAGGTTATGAGCCCGAGCATGGCGTATGCCTTGCGGGCAAGCCTCGCAAGGCCCGGCTCCTCCAGCCCCACGTCTGCGAGGAACTCGCCCTTCTCCTCTTCGGGCAGCTCGGCGAGCTCGCCCTCCAGCTTGCCGCAGATGACGACGAAGCCGGCCCCCTCGCGCTCGGCCCTCTCCCTGACGGCCCGGGCGGCCTCGCTGTGGCCGTCCAGGTCCTCTTCGCTCACGTTGGCCACGTAGAGCACGGGCTTGGCCGTGATGAGGTGAAGGTCCCTCACCGCCTCCAGCGGCGCCTCGCCCATACCGCGCACGAGCCGCCCCTCTTCGAGCCTCGCCTTCACGGCCTCGTACACCTCGACGAGCCCTTTCG
Proteins encoded in this window:
- the ychF gene encoding redox-regulated ATPase YchF, coding for MGFNCGIIGLPNVGKSTIFNAMTAAGAEASNYPFCTIDPNVGMVALSDERLERIAGLVRPQKVVPTSVEFVDIAGLVRGASRGEGLGNQFLGHIRSVDMVAHIVRCFEDPNVVHVDGRVDPAGDIDVIETELMLADLETVTRRLERTAKLAKTGDKEAKGLVEVYEAVKARLEEGRLVRGMGEAPLEAVRDLHLITAKPVLYVANVSEEDLDGHSEAARAVRERAEREGAGFVVICGKLEGELAELPEEEKGEFLADVGLEEPGLARLARKAYAMLGLITFFTAGPKEVRAWTVVDGATAPRAGGVIHSDFERGFIRAEVISCDDFVACGGEAACRERGLVRLEGKDYRVRDGDIIHFRFAV